From a single Mangifera indica cultivar Alphonso chromosome 19, CATAS_Mindica_2.1, whole genome shotgun sequence genomic region:
- the LOC123203506 gene encoding uncharacterized protein LOC123203506 isoform X6: MMMEGEGSSSSKKRGVQNHDDGFINTLFSWSLDDIRNKNLFSHKVEKIPESFESVTQYLGSFVYPLLEETRAELFSPMEIISRAPYAKVDVFRPLGSELFDVKIDYWRNRFSNNGKEPYKTLPGDILILADAKPETISDLERVGRMWSFLSVMTIAEDDNDSTSTYFKVKASKSIQQFEREKSLFVIFLANITTNRRIWKSLNMSRNLKIIKKVLRGNSVSEESCQVCSELNGGILYEKFGSGLSSTLNASQLNAVLACLDGVRCDHKSSVQLIWGPPGTGKTKAVSMLLFTLLKTKCRTLTCAPTNVAITEVASRVLKLLKESIKTDDYGSETLMLPLGDILLFGSKERLKVGQEIEEIYLDYRVKKLSECFGTLTGWRHCFSSMMDLLEDCVSQYHIFLENKLVKKRESTDKNEVKENYRNMEMEGDNEEFKSFLEFVRDRFKHTATPLRNCIFIFCTHIPKRFILESNFQNMIDLISLLDSFETLLFQKNVVSDELQELFSHSVAEEFFSSPGHRNYLLQKRRGECHTVLKNLQDSFNKLKFPSGMNIDSLKAFCFKTASVIFCTASSSFKLHSVAMEPLNVLVIDEAAQLKESESTIPLQLLGLNHTILIGDECQLPAMVKSKVTDEASFGRSLFERLSSLGRSKHLLNTQYRMHPSISCFPNSYFYNNRIWDSPNVKRRINKNVFLPRSPIFRPYSFINILEGREESIGRSWRNMVEVAVVMKILQNLYKDWNDSKQKLSIGIVSPYSAQVQAIEKKLGGKYDDSDDFTVKVKSIDGFQGGEEDIIIISTVRSNERGSIGFLSKPQRINVALTRARHCLWILGNERTLTHGESVWKILINDAKDRCCFFNADEDKDLAKAILEPKKELNELNELLNADSVLFNNQKWKQNRSTKGKATEAGSEEKLDKDSKEALQVHLASGSQWPKNSEKIENKGKGKKKPKRKNKRNEFWRQKDADDEKSILLNAPAVELDVHLNNLFLQQNRSTKGKATEAGSEEKLDKDRKEALQVHLAPGSQWPENSEKIENKGKGMKKPKRKNKRNEFWQQKDADDEKSILLNAPAVEQNRSTKGKATEAGSEDKLDKDSKEALQVHLASGSQWPENSQKIENKGKGKKKPKRKNKRNEFWQQKDADDEKSILLNAPAVENRSTKGKATKAGSEEKLDKDSKEALQVHLASGSQRPENSEKIENKGKGMKKPKRKNKRNEFWQQKDADDEKSILLNAPAVEQNRSTKGKATEAGSEDKLDKDSKEALQVHLASGSQWPENSQKIENKGKGKKKPKRKNKRNEFWQQKDADDEKSILLNAPAVEQNRSTKGKATKAGSEEKLDKDSKEALQVHLASGSQRPENSEKIENKGKGMKKPKRKNKRNEFWQQKDADDEKSILLNAPAVEQNRSTKGKATEAGSEDKLDKDSKEALQVHLASGSQWPENSQKIENKGKGKKKPKRKNKRNEFWQQKDADDEKSILLNAPAVEQNRSTKGKATKAGSEEKLDKDSKEVLQVHLASGSQRPENSEKIENKGKGKKRPKRKNKRNAALALDPKALSTTNVKLLAKIALNLAVSNSTSSLKYIDAMAKKEKSSPKLKSAHEFCISQYQYTVNSFKSALSDLDVDPMTANYDAKVASDGASYCADKLKSEGFQSKDGYQ; the protein is encoded by the exons ATGATGATGGAAGGTGAAGGTAGTAGTAGCAGCAAGAAGAGAGGAGTTCAAAATCATGACGATGGCTTCATTAATACTCTGTTTTCTTGGTCTCTTGATGACATTCGTAACAAAAATCTTTTCAGTCATAAG GTGGAAAAAATTCCGGAATCATTTGAATCTGTCACTCAGTATTTGGGGTCATTTGTTTATCCTTTGTTGGAAGAAACACGAGCAGAACTGTTTTCACCTATGGAGATCATTTCAAGAGCACCTTATGCTAAGGTGGATGTTTTTAGGCCTCTTGGATCTGAGTTATTTGATGTTAAGATTGATTACTGGAGGAACAGGTTCAGTAACAATGGTAAAGAGCCTTATAAAACTTTGCCGggggatattttaattttagcagATGCGAAACCTGAAACTATTTCCGACTTGGAGAGGGTTGGTAGAATGTGGTCTTTTCTATCAGTCATGACAATCGCTGAGGATGATAATGATAGCACTTCTACTTACTTTAAAGTGAAGGCTTCAAAAAGCATCCAGCAGTTTGAAAGGGAGAAATCACTGTTTGTGATTTTCTTGGCAAATATTACTACTAACAGAAGAATATGGAAATCCTTGAACATGTCCCGAAATTTGAAGATTATCAAAAAAGTTTTACGCGGGAATTCCGTG TCGGAGGAAAGTTGCCAAGTCTGTTCTGAACTGAATGGAGGGATCTTATATGAGAAATTTGGTAGTGGCTTATCATCAACATTGAATGCTTCGCAATTGAATGCAGTTCTTGCCTGTCTTGATGGAGTGCGTTGTGATCACAAGTCCTCTGTGCAACTTATATGGGGTCCCCCTGGAACAGGGAAAACTAAAGCTGTTAGTATGCTTCTCTTTACTCTGTTGAAAACAAAATGCAGAACCCTTACTTGTGCCCCGACGAATGTTGCAATTACAGAAGTTGCTTCTCGTGTTCTGAAGCTGCTGAAAGAATCGATTAAAACTGATGACTATGGAAGTGAGACTCTGATGCTTCCTCTTGGAGATATTCTCTTGTTTGGGAGTAAGGAGAGACTCAAAGTTGGTcaagaaatagaagaaatatATTTGGATTATCGCGTTAAAAAGCTTTCAGAGTGTTTTGGTACGCTGACTGGCTGGAGGCATTGCTTCTCATCCATGATGGATTTACTTGAAGATTGTGTTTCTCAGTATCACATTTTCTTGGAGAATAAATTGGTAAAGAAGAGAGAAAGTACTGACAAAAATGAAGTCAAAGAGAATTACAGGAATATGGAAATGGAAGGTGACAATGAGGAGTTTAAATCATTTCTTGAATTTGTGAGAGATAGATTTAAACATACTGCTACTCCTCTTAGGAATTGTATATTTATCTTCTGCACTCACATACCAAAACGTTTCATTTTGGaaagtaattttcaaaatatgataGATCTTAtcagtttacttgattctttcgaAACTTTGTTGTTTCAAAAAAATGTAGTTTCTGACGAGCTGCAAGAGCTCTTTTCACATTCAGTAGCTGAAGAGTTTTTTTCATCACCTGGGCATAGAAATTACTTGTTGCAGAAAAGGAGAGGTGAATGCCatacagttttaaaaaatcttcaGGATTCCTTTAATAAACTTAAGTTTCCAAGTGGTATGAACATAGATTCATTAAAAGCTTTCTGCTTTAAAACAGCTTCTGTAATATTTTGCACTGCTTCTAGTTCATTTAAGCTGCATTCAGTGGCCATGGAACCACTGAACGTTCTGGTCATTGATGAAGCGGCACAACTAAAAGAAAGTGAGTCGACAATACCCCTGCAACTGTTGGGCTTAAATCATACTATTCTCATTGGGGATGAGTGCCAATTGCCAGCAATGGTTAAAAGCAAG GTTACTGACGAAGCTTCCTTCGGGAGAAGCTTATTTGAGAGGCTGAGCTCATTGGGTCGCTCTAAACACCTGCTCAATACACAGTATCGGATGCACCCCTCAATTAGCTGCTTCccaaattcttatttttataacaacCGGATTTGGGATTCTCCTAATGTtaaaagaagaatcaacaaaaatgtctttttgcCAAGATCTCCAATATTCCGTCCATATTCTTTCATCAATATTCTTGAAGGGAGAGAAGAGTCCATTGGCCGTAGCTGGAGAAATATGGTTGAGGTAGCTGTTGTGATGAAAATATTGCAGAACCTGTACAAAG ATTGGAATGACTCAAAACAGAAGCTGAGCATTGGCATAGTCTCACCTTACAGTGCTCAAGTACaagcaattgaaaaaaaacttgGAGGCAAGTATGATGACTCTGATGACTTTACTGTAAAAGTGAAGTCGATTGATGGGTTTCAAGGTGGTGAGGAGgacattattataatttccaCTGTGAGAAGCAACGAAAGGGGATCCATTGGATTCTTGTCCAAGCCACAGAGAATCAATGTTGCACTTACAAGGGCCAG GCACTGTTTATGGATTTTAGGGAATGAAAGGACCTTAACTCATGGTGAATCTGTTTGGAAAATCTTAATCAATGATGCTAAGGACCGCTGTTGTTTCTTTAATGCTGATGAAGATAAGGATTTGGCCAAAGCTATATTAGAGCCCAAAAAAGAGCTTAATGAATTGAATGAATTGCTGAATGCTGACAGTGTACTTTTCAACAATCAAAAGTGGAAG CAGAACAGGAGTACTAAAGGCAAGGCAACGGAGGCAGGTTCAGAAGAGAAATTGGATAAGGACAGTAAGGAGGCATTGCAAGTTCATCTAGCCTCTGGTTCCCAGTGGCCAAAAAATTCTGAGAAGATTGAAAACAAGgggaagggaaagaaaaagccTAAGAGAAAGAACAAGCGAAATG AATTCTGGCGACAGAAAGATGCAGATGATGAAAAGAGCATTTTGTTGAATGCCCCAGCAGTTGAg TTGGATGTTCACTTGAATAACCTATTCTTGCAGCAGAATAGGAGTACTAAAGGCAAGGCAACAGAGGCGGGTTCAGAAGAGAAATTGGATAAGGACAGGAAGGAGGCATTGCAAGTTCATCTAGCCCCTGGTTCCCAGTGGCCAGAAAATTCTGAGAAGATTGAAAACAAGGGGAAAGGAATGAAAAAGCCTAAGAGAAAGAACAAGCGAAATG AATTCTGGCAACAGAAAGATGCAGATGATGAAAAGAGCATTTTGTTGAATGCCCCAGCAGTTGAG CAGAATAGGAGTACTAAAGGCAAGGCAACAGAGGCGGGATCAGAAGATAAATTGGATAAGGACAGTAAGGAGGCATTGCAAGTTCATCTAGCCTCTGGTTCTCAGTGGCCAGAAAATTCTCAGAAGATTGAAAACAAGgggaagggaaagaaaaagccTAAGAGAAAGAACAAGCGAAATG AATTCTGGCAACAGAAAGATGCAGATGATGAAAAGAGCATTTTGTTGAATGCCCCAGCAGTTGAg AATAGGAGTACTAAAGGCAAGGCAACAAAGGCGGGATCAGAAGAGAAATTGGATAAGGACAGTAAGGAGGCATTGCAAGTTCATCTAGCCTCTGGTTCCCAGCGGCCAGAAAATTCTGAGAAGATTGAAAACAAGGGGAAAGGAATGAAAAAGCCTAAGAGAAAGAACAAGCGAAATG AATTCTGGCAACAGAAAGATGCAGATGATGAAAAGAGCATTTTGTTGAATGCCCCAGCAGTTGAG CAGAATAGGAGTACTAAAGGCAAGGCAACAGAGGCGGGATCAGAAGATAAATTGGATAAGGACAGTAAGGAGGCATTGCAAGTTCATCTAGCCTCTGGTTCCCAGTGGCCAGAAAATTCTCAGAAGATTGAAAACAAGgggaagggaaagaaaaagccTAAGAGAAAGAACAAGCGAAATG AATTCTGGCAACAGAAAGATGCAGATGATGAAAAGAGCATTTTGTTGAATGCCCCAGCAGTTGAg CAGAATAGGAGTACTAAAGGCAAGGCAACAAAGGCGGGATCAGAAGAGAAATTGGATAAGGACAGTAAGGAGGCATTGCAAGTTCATCTAGCCTCTGGTTCCCAGCGGCCAGAAAATTCTGAGAAGATTGAAAACAAGGGGAAAGGAATGAAAAAGCCTAAGAGAAAGAACAAGCGAAATG AATTCTGGCAACAGAAAGATGCAGATGATGAAAAGAGCATTTTGTTGAATGCCCCAGCAGTTGAG CAGAATAGGAGTACTAAAGGCAAGGCAACAGAGGCGGGATCAGAAGATAAATTGGATAAGGACAGTAAGGAGGCATTGCAAGTTCATCTAGCCTCTGGTTCCCAGTGGCCAGAAAATTCTCAGAAGATTGAAAACAAGgggaagggaaagaaaaagccTAAGAGAAAGAACAAGCGAAATG AATTCTGGCAACAGAAAGATGCAGATGATGAAAAGAGCATTTTGTTGAATGCCCCAGCAGTTGAg CAGAATAGGAGTACTAAAGGCAAGGCAACAAAGGCGGGATCAGAAGAGAAATTGGATAAGGACAGTAAGGAGGTATTGCAAGTTCATCTAGCCTCTGGTTCCCAGCGGCCAGAAAATTCTGAGAAGATTGAAAACAAGgggaagggaaagaaaaggcCTAAGAGAAAGAACAAGCGAAATG cCGCTCTCGCATTAGATCCTAAAGCCTTGTCTACAACAAACGTGAAATTGCTGGCTAAGATAGCGCTAAACTTGGCTGTATCTAATTCCACAAGCAGCCTAAAATACATTGATGCAATGGCGAAGAAGGAAAAATCTTCACCGAAACTGAAATCGGCACACGAGTTCTGCATTTCACAGTATCAGTACACCGTGAATTCATTCAAAAGTGCTTTGAGCGACTTGGATGTAGATCCTATGACTGCAAATTATGATGCAAAAGTTGCTTCTGATGGTGCATCTTACTGTGCAGACAAACTGAAATCTGAGGGATTTCAATCTAAAGACGGTTACCAATAA
- the LOC123203506 gene encoding uncharacterized protein LOC123203506 isoform X9, with the protein MMMEGEGSSSSKKRGVQNHDDGFINTLFSWSLDDIRNKNLFSHKVEKIPESFESVTQYLGSFVYPLLEETRAELFSPMEIISRAPYAKVDVFRPLGSELFDVKIDYWRNRFSNNGKEPYKTLPGDILILADAKPETISDLERVGRMWSFLSVMTIAEDDNDSTSTYFKVKASKSIQQFEREKSLFVIFLANITTNRRIWKSLNMSRNLKIIKKVLRGNSVSEESCQVCSELNGGILYEKFGSGLSSTLNASQLNAVLACLDGVRCDHKSSVQLIWGPPGTGKTKAVSMLLFTLLKTKCRTLTCAPTNVAITEVASRVLKLLKESIKTDDYGSETLMLPLGDILLFGSKERLKVGQEIEEIYLDYRVKKLSECFGTLTGWRHCFSSMMDLLEDCVSQYHIFLENKLVKKRESTDKNEVKENYRNMEMEGDNEEFKSFLEFVRDRFKHTATPLRNCIFIFCTHIPKRFILESNFQNMIDLISLLDSFETLLFQKNVVSDELQELFSHSVAEEFFSSPGHRNYLLQKRRGECHTVLKNLQDSFNKLKFPSGMNIDSLKAFCFKTASVIFCTASSSFKLHSVAMEPLNVLVIDEAAQLKESESTIPLQLLGLNHTILIGDECQLPAMVKSKVTDEASFGRSLFERLSSLGRSKHLLNTQYRMHPSISCFPNSYFYNNRIWDSPNVKRRINKNVFLPRSPIFRPYSFINILEGREESIGRSWRNMVEVAVVMKILQNLYKDWNDSKQKLSIGIVSPYSAQVQAIEKKLGGKYDDSDDFTVKVKSIDGFQGGEEDIIIISTVRSNERGSIGFLSKPQRINVALTRARHCLWILGNERTLTHGESVWKILINDAKDRCCFFNADEDKDLAKAILEPKKELNELNELLNADSVLFNNQKWKQNRSTKGKATEAGSEEKLDKDSKEALQVHLASGSQWPKNSEKIENKGKGKKKPKRKNKRNEFWRQKDADDEKSILLNAPAVEQNRSTKGKATEAGSEEKLDKDRKEALQVHLAPGSQWPENSEKIENKGKGMKKPKRKNKRNEFWQQKDADDEKSILLNAPAVEQNRSTKGKATEAGSEDKLDKDSKEALQVHLASGSQWPENSQKIENKGKGKKKPKRKNKRNEFWQQKDADDEKSILLNAPAVEQNRSTKGKATKAGSEEKLDKDSKEALQVHLASGSQRPENSEKIENKGKGMKKPKRKNKRNEFWQQKDADDEKSILLNAPAVEQNRSTKGKATEAGSEDKLDKDSKEALQVHLASGSQWPENSQKIENKGKGKKKPKRKNKRNEFWQQKDADDEKSILLNAPAVEQNRSTKGKATKAGSEEKLDKDSKEALQVHLASGSQRPENSEKIENKGKGMKKPKRKNKRNEFWQQKDADDEKSILLNAPAVEQNRSTKGKATEAGSEDKLDKDSKEALQVHLASGSQWPENSQKIENKGKGKKKPKRKNKRNEFWQQKDADDEKSILLNAPAVEQNRSTKGKATKAGSEEKLDKDSKEVLQVHLASGSQRPENSEKIENKGKGKKRPKRKNKRNAALALDPKALSTTNVKLLAKIALNLAVSNSTSSLKYIDAMAKKEKSSPKLKSAHEFCISQYQYTVNSFKSALSDLDVDPMTANYDAKVASDGASYCADKLKSEGFQSKDGYQ; encoded by the exons ATGATGATGGAAGGTGAAGGTAGTAGTAGCAGCAAGAAGAGAGGAGTTCAAAATCATGACGATGGCTTCATTAATACTCTGTTTTCTTGGTCTCTTGATGACATTCGTAACAAAAATCTTTTCAGTCATAAG GTGGAAAAAATTCCGGAATCATTTGAATCTGTCACTCAGTATTTGGGGTCATTTGTTTATCCTTTGTTGGAAGAAACACGAGCAGAACTGTTTTCACCTATGGAGATCATTTCAAGAGCACCTTATGCTAAGGTGGATGTTTTTAGGCCTCTTGGATCTGAGTTATTTGATGTTAAGATTGATTACTGGAGGAACAGGTTCAGTAACAATGGTAAAGAGCCTTATAAAACTTTGCCGggggatattttaattttagcagATGCGAAACCTGAAACTATTTCCGACTTGGAGAGGGTTGGTAGAATGTGGTCTTTTCTATCAGTCATGACAATCGCTGAGGATGATAATGATAGCACTTCTACTTACTTTAAAGTGAAGGCTTCAAAAAGCATCCAGCAGTTTGAAAGGGAGAAATCACTGTTTGTGATTTTCTTGGCAAATATTACTACTAACAGAAGAATATGGAAATCCTTGAACATGTCCCGAAATTTGAAGATTATCAAAAAAGTTTTACGCGGGAATTCCGTG TCGGAGGAAAGTTGCCAAGTCTGTTCTGAACTGAATGGAGGGATCTTATATGAGAAATTTGGTAGTGGCTTATCATCAACATTGAATGCTTCGCAATTGAATGCAGTTCTTGCCTGTCTTGATGGAGTGCGTTGTGATCACAAGTCCTCTGTGCAACTTATATGGGGTCCCCCTGGAACAGGGAAAACTAAAGCTGTTAGTATGCTTCTCTTTACTCTGTTGAAAACAAAATGCAGAACCCTTACTTGTGCCCCGACGAATGTTGCAATTACAGAAGTTGCTTCTCGTGTTCTGAAGCTGCTGAAAGAATCGATTAAAACTGATGACTATGGAAGTGAGACTCTGATGCTTCCTCTTGGAGATATTCTCTTGTTTGGGAGTAAGGAGAGACTCAAAGTTGGTcaagaaatagaagaaatatATTTGGATTATCGCGTTAAAAAGCTTTCAGAGTGTTTTGGTACGCTGACTGGCTGGAGGCATTGCTTCTCATCCATGATGGATTTACTTGAAGATTGTGTTTCTCAGTATCACATTTTCTTGGAGAATAAATTGGTAAAGAAGAGAGAAAGTACTGACAAAAATGAAGTCAAAGAGAATTACAGGAATATGGAAATGGAAGGTGACAATGAGGAGTTTAAATCATTTCTTGAATTTGTGAGAGATAGATTTAAACATACTGCTACTCCTCTTAGGAATTGTATATTTATCTTCTGCACTCACATACCAAAACGTTTCATTTTGGaaagtaattttcaaaatatgataGATCTTAtcagtttacttgattctttcgaAACTTTGTTGTTTCAAAAAAATGTAGTTTCTGACGAGCTGCAAGAGCTCTTTTCACATTCAGTAGCTGAAGAGTTTTTTTCATCACCTGGGCATAGAAATTACTTGTTGCAGAAAAGGAGAGGTGAATGCCatacagttttaaaaaatcttcaGGATTCCTTTAATAAACTTAAGTTTCCAAGTGGTATGAACATAGATTCATTAAAAGCTTTCTGCTTTAAAACAGCTTCTGTAATATTTTGCACTGCTTCTAGTTCATTTAAGCTGCATTCAGTGGCCATGGAACCACTGAACGTTCTGGTCATTGATGAAGCGGCACAACTAAAAGAAAGTGAGTCGACAATACCCCTGCAACTGTTGGGCTTAAATCATACTATTCTCATTGGGGATGAGTGCCAATTGCCAGCAATGGTTAAAAGCAAG GTTACTGACGAAGCTTCCTTCGGGAGAAGCTTATTTGAGAGGCTGAGCTCATTGGGTCGCTCTAAACACCTGCTCAATACACAGTATCGGATGCACCCCTCAATTAGCTGCTTCccaaattcttatttttataacaacCGGATTTGGGATTCTCCTAATGTtaaaagaagaatcaacaaaaatgtctttttgcCAAGATCTCCAATATTCCGTCCATATTCTTTCATCAATATTCTTGAAGGGAGAGAAGAGTCCATTGGCCGTAGCTGGAGAAATATGGTTGAGGTAGCTGTTGTGATGAAAATATTGCAGAACCTGTACAAAG ATTGGAATGACTCAAAACAGAAGCTGAGCATTGGCATAGTCTCACCTTACAGTGCTCAAGTACaagcaattgaaaaaaaacttgGAGGCAAGTATGATGACTCTGATGACTTTACTGTAAAAGTGAAGTCGATTGATGGGTTTCAAGGTGGTGAGGAGgacattattataatttccaCTGTGAGAAGCAACGAAAGGGGATCCATTGGATTCTTGTCCAAGCCACAGAGAATCAATGTTGCACTTACAAGGGCCAG GCACTGTTTATGGATTTTAGGGAATGAAAGGACCTTAACTCATGGTGAATCTGTTTGGAAAATCTTAATCAATGATGCTAAGGACCGCTGTTGTTTCTTTAATGCTGATGAAGATAAGGATTTGGCCAAAGCTATATTAGAGCCCAAAAAAGAGCTTAATGAATTGAATGAATTGCTGAATGCTGACAGTGTACTTTTCAACAATCAAAAGTGGAAG CAGAACAGGAGTACTAAAGGCAAGGCAACGGAGGCAGGTTCAGAAGAGAAATTGGATAAGGACAGTAAGGAGGCATTGCAAGTTCATCTAGCCTCTGGTTCCCAGTGGCCAAAAAATTCTGAGAAGATTGAAAACAAGgggaagggaaagaaaaagccTAAGAGAAAGAACAAGCGAAATG AATTCTGGCGACAGAAAGATGCAGATGATGAAAAGAGCATTTTGTTGAATGCCCCAGCAGTTGAg CAGAATAGGAGTACTAAAGGCAAGGCAACAGAGGCGGGTTCAGAAGAGAAATTGGATAAGGACAGGAAGGAGGCATTGCAAGTTCATCTAGCCCCTGGTTCCCAGTGGCCAGAAAATTCTGAGAAGATTGAAAACAAGGGGAAAGGAATGAAAAAGCCTAAGAGAAAGAACAAGCGAAATG AATTCTGGCAACAGAAAGATGCAGATGATGAAAAGAGCATTTTGTTGAATGCCCCAGCAGTTGAG CAGAATAGGAGTACTAAAGGCAAGGCAACAGAGGCGGGATCAGAAGATAAATTGGATAAGGACAGTAAGGAGGCATTGCAAGTTCATCTAGCCTCTGGTTCTCAGTGGCCAGAAAATTCTCAGAAGATTGAAAACAAGgggaagggaaagaaaaagccTAAGAGAAAGAACAAGCGAAATG AATTCTGGCAACAGAAAGATGCAGATGATGAAAAGAGCATTTTGTTGAATGCCCCAGCAGTTGAg CAGAATAGGAGTACTAAAGGCAAGGCAACAAAGGCGGGATCAGAAGAGAAATTGGATAAGGACAGTAAGGAGGCATTGCAAGTTCATCTAGCCTCTGGTTCCCAGCGGCCAGAAAATTCTGAGAAGATTGAAAACAAGGGGAAAGGAATGAAAAAGCCTAAGAGAAAGAACAAGCGAAATG AATTCTGGCAACAGAAAGATGCAGATGATGAAAAGAGCATTTTGTTGAATGCCCCAGCAGTTGAG CAGAATAGGAGTACTAAAGGCAAGGCAACAGAGGCGGGATCAGAAGATAAATTGGATAAGGACAGTAAGGAGGCATTGCAAGTTCATCTAGCCTCTGGTTCCCAGTGGCCAGAAAATTCTCAGAAGATTGAAAACAAGgggaagggaaagaaaaagccTAAGAGAAAGAACAAGCGAAATG AATTCTGGCAACAGAAAGATGCAGATGATGAAAAGAGCATTTTGTTGAATGCCCCAGCAGTTGAg CAGAATAGGAGTACTAAAGGCAAGGCAACAAAGGCGGGATCAGAAGAGAAATTGGATAAGGACAGTAAGGAGGCATTGCAAGTTCATCTAGCCTCTGGTTCCCAGCGGCCAGAAAATTCTGAGAAGATTGAAAACAAGGGGAAAGGAATGAAAAAGCCTAAGAGAAAGAACAAGCGAAATG AATTCTGGCAACAGAAAGATGCAGATGATGAAAAGAGCATTTTGTTGAATGCCCCAGCAGTTGAG CAGAATAGGAGTACTAAAGGCAAGGCAACAGAGGCGGGATCAGAAGATAAATTGGATAAGGACAGTAAGGAGGCATTGCAAGTTCATCTAGCCTCTGGTTCCCAGTGGCCAGAAAATTCTCAGAAGATTGAAAACAAGgggaagggaaagaaaaagccTAAGAGAAAGAACAAGCGAAATG AATTCTGGCAACAGAAAGATGCAGATGATGAAAAGAGCATTTTGTTGAATGCCCCAGCAGTTGAg CAGAATAGGAGTACTAAAGGCAAGGCAACAAAGGCGGGATCAGAAGAGAAATTGGATAAGGACAGTAAGGAGGTATTGCAAGTTCATCTAGCCTCTGGTTCCCAGCGGCCAGAAAATTCTGAGAAGATTGAAAACAAGgggaagggaaagaaaaggcCTAAGAGAAAGAACAAGCGAAATG cCGCTCTCGCATTAGATCCTAAAGCCTTGTCTACAACAAACGTGAAATTGCTGGCTAAGATAGCGCTAAACTTGGCTGTATCTAATTCCACAAGCAGCCTAAAATACATTGATGCAATGGCGAAGAAGGAAAAATCTTCACCGAAACTGAAATCGGCACACGAGTTCTGCATTTCACAGTATCAGTACACCGTGAATTCATTCAAAAGTGCTTTGAGCGACTTGGATGTAGATCCTATGACTGCAAATTATGATGCAAAAGTTGCTTCTGATGGTGCATCTTACTGTGCAGACAAACTGAAATCTGAGGGATTTCAATCTAAAGACGGTTACCAATAA